Within Homo sapiens chromosome 2, GRCh38.p14 Primary Assembly, the genomic segment ccatcttgaagcccctcctcttttaataattttgaaagcaCAATGGCCACCAGATCATTTTccaggtgaaaatggaaataaatactcttaaaagtattttgtataaaagtattatattttgtgtcatttcaaaagtaaaaaaaaaaaaaatacagcaaggcacagtggctcacacctgtaatctcagcactttgggaggctaaggtgggtggatcacgaggtcaggagttcgagaccagcctggccaacatggtgaaaccccgtctctactaaaaaaacaaaaacatcagctggccacagtggcaggcgcctgtagtcccatctacttgggaggctgagacaggagaattgcttgaacccatggacggaggttgcagtgagccaaggtcacaccaccgcattccagcctgggtaacaaagcaagactccgtctcggaaaaaaaaaaaaaaaaaaaattctttcactATCTGGAGGCCCTTTCTCCGGCCTTTAAAATATGCAGAAATCTCTCTCCTTTAAAATCCTTTCCTTGAACTGGATACCATTTCTAGCTACCACCGCTCCcccacccacttttttttttttttgagacagggtctcattctgttgccaaagctggagtgcagtggcatgatcacggttcactgtggtctcaaccttccaggctcaagtgatcctcccacctcagccttctgagtcactgggactacaggtgtacacaaCCATgacttgctaatttttaaattttttttttttttttttttttttgagatgaagtctcgctctgtcacccaggctggagtgcagtggagcaatctcggctcactgcaagctctgcctcccaggttcacaccattttcctggctcagcctcccgagtagctgggactacaggtgcctgccaccacacccagctaattttttgtatttttagtggagacagggtttcaccatgttagctaggatggtcttgatctcctgacctcgtgatccgcccgcctcggcctcccaaagtgctgggattactggcgtgagccaccgcgcccggctaatttttaaattttttgtagaaacagggtctccctatgttgcccaggctgatctcaaactcctgcgctcaatcagttattctgcctcagcctcccaaagtgctgggattacaagcgtggaccactgcgcctggcccatccCATTTTAAATGTCTCTGCCAAATGTCTCTAACAAGGCTAAGCTCGGTGACTTCCCCCCTGTATTCTTAACCATTTGGCCCATTCCTCTATAGAAATTGCCCTCTTGAAATTAACCAGATTTAATGAGCTGTTTGTCATTTCTGTAGCGCTTGAAACATTCACTACTCCCTCCTACCTGAAACTACCTCTGCTTAGACTTAGGGACACTCTGTCCTCTTGTTTCTTCTTACACCTTGGGGcaactcccttcccttcctcccttcccttctccagtTATGTGCTAGACTTGATGCCATGCATTTCTGTTAGCTTCCATTGTgagcattttcaaaatattttcctcagCCCTATAATTTTGTTATGACTGTAGCAATCAAccttataatgatttttttttttttttgagacagagtctcactctgtcccttaggctggagtgcagtggtgccatctcagcccactgcagcatcaacttccggggtcaagcgatcctctcatcctctcacctcagcctcctgagtagctgggactacgggcacacaccaccatgcctggctaatttttgtatttttttgtaaagatggggtttcttcatgtggcccaggttggtctccatcttgaactcctgggcttaagtgatccccccacctcggccttcctaagtgctgggattacaggcatgagccactgcacctggctgttataattatttttaaatgtgtcctTCCAATCTTAATTGCTTTCCTGAGCTGCAATTCCATAGCTTCAAATGTCTCCTTACAGGAGGTGGGAAGGGTTTAGCTGCCTCCCTGTTCTTCTCTCACAACTGTGATTTCTCCCATTATCCAGAGTCAAAAATGTGAAATCCTATCATTCTGCTCCATTACCAAGTCTTGATTCAccttttctctgaaattttctGGAATCCTTTACAATCCCACTGCTTCTACCACCATCAGCATCCAAGCTCTGGATTTCTGCAGAGCTTTCTAGTCTCAAGCGACATCCATCCCAGGCCCTTCAATACATTGCCATCTGACCTGCCTTCCCAAAGACCCTTTTCTTTATGGCCTTTTCTACCCCAAATCTTTTGCAGCCCCCTGCTCCTCACTGCCTATTGCAACAAAGCTAAACTCCTTGGCCTGACTTCCCAGAACTTGATCTGTCAATAGGAGTACCCCCTCCATGCTTATTTCTCTCAGCTTCCCCaagttcatttctgttttctttagacTTTCCCTAGTCTATGCCTGATTATCTCTATTTCTGAATCTTTAAGAGTGCCTCGccctttattttctgaatatccCTATCTCCAAGGAGTATTGTTATTGATATCAGGTGAGATGCTAGGGTCCTCAGGGTCTTTGCCATAGAATTTTAGGAGGTAATTATATACTTGTATATGACTCTAATTAGGTAAGGTATGTTAATATTCTTCCTAATGATTATTAACTGTAAACTCCTAATTTTGTGCCCCACACTCTGCTAAGCAATTTACATGCACCATTTCACTTAACCTTCACAATAACCCTGTTAATTTTTATTAGTGGTGTGAATTGTATATTGCTTAGTTTATGAAGCAACGGTTCAAAAGGAGAGCCATAAAAGAAGATTCCACCCTTTCTCTTTAAAGtgcttcgtgtgtgtgtgtgtgtgtgtgtgtgtgtgtgtgtaatcacaacttgaaagaaaatgagaataacaagTGGTTTCTAGCTGTGAGTCAATAATATAGGTAATTGTTAAATTCGGAACAAAGCAACTACAATAGTTTTAACAGTTAACACCAATATCAAACTAGTACTTGTCTATACGATTTTCCAACACATTtatgcggttttttttttttttttttttggagagggtgGGCAGCTCAGTGACTGGGGCTCTGTCCACAAAATCCACGCTGGAAACCTAAGGGTTCTCTGCATCTAGCAATGCCAAAAACTGTACCCCTGGAGTGGCATTCCTGCCCTGGCCCATGTAATCATCCTGAAATCAGCCAGGACAGGCTGATACACATGTgctgggagagagagacagagactgaaaGAGAGGCACATTCATTGGCAGAGAGGGAGACCTGTAGATTCTAAGATTTATTCAGAAAGGCAAAATGAACCCCCTGGGAGTTGGGGGTTGCCATATGTGCTTGCTAAAAGATGGGACACTGGAGTTTTTCATCTAGGGATAAGAAGGCAAACTTACTTGAAAGACAGGAAATTGACTTTGAGTCTCAGGCCTTTCTTGTCCTCCAATTAAAGTTGAGCCTTGCTAGGTAGGTGGGTTTGGGGCTGCTGTGCAGTATCCTAGAGTGGGCTCCAGCACCCACAGCCCTACTCCTTAACTCTTCCCCGCCCCATGGATACACACTTTAACTAGAGCCATctgtctgcttttattttattctttgatttaAGATTTCTATGAGCAGAGTACCTGgctaaaaatttgaaaatcacaGCACTAGTTAATTTCCATTACATTACAGTTACAGTTCTAACATTTTACCCACAATTTAATTCCATAGATAGGAGAGAAGATAAGGAAGGGGAAAACAGGCAATTTTCTAAGGCTTTTCCGATTCACCAAATACTCCCCCACTtgacgcttgaaatctccaatttgTTTCTTTGGCTCAAAATGTTTCCCCTCACTTTAAATGCAAGATGATGTCATTTCACCCTAGCCAGTTCCTAGGAAGATGTCTCATTGGTAAATAAGTAGATCTTTAACAAATTTTGCAAACCCATTGATTTGGGCAAGTATTGACAGAACTTGATAAGACATTTAATTGAGGCACTTTCTACTTGAAGCATTGCCTCCTATACCCTGATACAACAATGAACACAATTACCCAATATGACTGATTATGATTACTTTCGGCACAAAATCACTGTCTACTTGACTTCATAACCAAAACAGAGCTTTTAATGGGCCATAAATTGAAAGGGAAATGTCTGCCACTTGGAATCTCCGGGCATTTATCTTCCTCCTCTTGCTTTCAGTTTCTTACCTGGTCAGGCACATGCGCACAAAGTCTGCTGCATTTTCTGAGAAGTGGTCTGGTAAAGGAGGCATCAGCCCTCGGTGTGCTCCGATGTAAAACATGGCGGCCATCCTGTCCATGGAAGCCAGTGGAGGCTTCCCTGTAGCCATCTCAAACACAGTACAACCAATGCTCCAGATATCTGATTTCCGTCCATAGCCAGACTCATTGATGACTTCTGGGGCCATCCAATATGGAGTCCCATGCATGGACTTAAGCATGTCACTGTGGGTGCCATTTAAACCTGCCCAGGCCAAACGCCTGGCACAGCCAAAGTCAATCAGCTTTATTATTCCAGTTGGCATGAGCATAACATTATTTCCTTTGATATCGCGATGTACCACACAGTTCTCATGGAGATAAGCAACACCTTGAAGTATTTGTTTCGTATATTTACAGAACACCATCTCAGGCAATGGCCCAAAACGGTTTATAATACTAGAGATTGAGCCACCAGGAACAAACTCCATGAAAATGCTCACAGTGTTCTCTTGCAAGCATGTCCCCAAATAGGCCACAATGTTGACATGTTTCAGTGCTTTGAGCAAATCTACTTCTTCCTGTAGTTTCCGGTATTCCTTTTCAGCAGCTAATTTATTAGAGGTATCCAAAGCCACCTGTTTTACAGCTATTAGCTGTCCTTGACTAGTGAGACCACAGTATACCTAGAAGCAAATCAATAATACCTTGTTATTAAATTAATGACATAACTTATTCACAAAATGCCTCAGGTGACACTTgactttcccttctctttctaaaCCCTTGTCTTTCTCTAAGTTGATACCTCCCTTCCTAAATGCAAAGTGTTTAAGCAAATTCAGTGTTTCAGTGGAGCCAAGATGGGTATGAGAAACATGGTGGATGGATGTCATATTGGCTTAAAGTCAAGTGGCTTGAATTGGCTAGAATCCTGGCTTCATCTTTCCCCAGCTATATAACTTGGGATAAATGTGTAATCTTTTGACttcagtttttctcatctgtaaaactgaggTAACAATACTTGCctcagagatttcttttcttttttttttttttttttttgtttgtttttagacagggtctcactctgttgcccaggctggagtgcattggcacaatcacagctcattgcaggctcaacctcctgggttcaagcaatcctcctacctcagcctcctgagcagctcgtagctaggatcacaggtgtgtgccaccacacctggctaattgtgtgtgtgtactttttgtagagCCACCGTgctacctttttctttctttttttttttttttttttttggagacagagtctctctctgtcacccaggctggagtgcagtggccctgatcatatctcactgcagcctcaaattcctgggctcaagcgatcctcctgcctcagtgtcctgagtagctgggactacaggcatgtaccaccacactaggctaatttttaaagtatttttgtggagacgaggtctctctatgttgcccaggctgcctcacagatttttttcttttttttttttttttggagacagggtctcgctctgtcgcccaggctggagtgcagtggtgtgatctgggctcactgcaacctctgccccggggttcaagcaattctcatgcctcagcctcctgagtagctgggattacaggtctgtgccaccacacctggctaatttttgtatttttagtagagacggggttttaccatatggccagtctagtctcgaactcctgacctcaagtgatccacccgcctcggcctcccaaagttctgggattacaggtgaaagccaccacacctggcctgcctcCCAGATTTCTATGATGACTACATGAGATGGTGGTTTGGAAAAGCTCCTGATAATATGTAAAATAGAGCTGGTTCAGCTCCCAAGCTCTCTGGAGTGAGAAGGAGACAGGCCCTGGAAATCACCATTGTGATGTAATCTCAGTGGTTTTGTGTCTTCCTGTCTTCTCACTGATTTCTGAAATGTCCCCATCTGGAGACAGCACAAGTCTTATTTGGGGGCCAGCCTTTTCTTTACTCGTCTATGTAAATAACTATCTAAAGTGCTAGGGTTTAGATATATAatgtttgtacatatttaagaGGCACATCTGATATATTaatacatgcatagaatgtgtaatgatcaagacAGTGTGTTTAggacatccatcacctcaaacatttgtcattttctttgtgttgggggCATTTCAATCTTCTAGCTAATTGGAAATAcacaatatattgttgttaactatagtcaccctactgtgttatcaaacactagaacttatttcttctatctgactgtatgtttgtacccaccTCTCTTCATCGCCCACCCCCCAAGATCTCTTATGCAGTTCACAAAATGGAAGGAACATCTTTTGTTTTTGCCATCTAGTAATGATTCTCCAAACTTCCAGTAACATATTCAGCTGTTGAAGGAAGATATTTCTTTCCCATtggacttgaacctgggaggatgaGAGGTTAGAAATGCAGTGGCCATTGAGTCACTATATGTGCCTGAGAAAAAgccaggcaaagagagagagagaccagatcCTGATGACATTGTCTGATCCCTGAAGCCTCCTGGACCCAGAGCCAGACCTATTCCAGACCTTTCAGTCGGATAAAGCAGTAACTGTCCTTTCCCTCAGTGGTTGGATTTTCTGTTACTTCCAACTGAAAGAGTTCTAAGTAAAAGAGTGCTTGCCAGAGGAAGCAGGGAGGATGACTGGGGGagtgggaggggtggagggagggactgtgggggggtggggagtgCTGATTTCAAGTTTCCAGTTTAACTTACTGTGCCGTAGGCTCCCTTTCCAAGAATCTCACCCTTGGTCCATAGGATAGGTTCTTCAGACTTTAaactattttcagaaaatatcttCTTTTCATTTGAGATGAGAAATTTCTCCTCCCTGTCATATATCCTGAGCCCACTACTATGCCTCTGGAAGAATGAGACAAAAGGAAAGATGACCATTAAACCAAGTCACTGGGATGGAGAGAAAGGGGTGAGAGTAAAGTCTTCTTTTCAAATGTTCCTGTCTGTGGCCACTCTTACAGGTAACTTCTAGAGACACATCATTCCCCCAAATGACCACATAGTGTATCTTAGTTGTGAACTTCAGCCTTGTtaattatacacattttaaaaccacatcTTGCTCTGCATATTTTATAGGAGGAGATCTTAGTCCTGTTCATCTCAGGCCCCACATAGGCCTGCAGCTACTAACCACtgtcttttgagaattatctttcACAAGGTCCCTATCATGACAGAATATGTTAGTGTGTGCCATCTCCTCAGCCCCCTAACCTCAACTCTCTCCTCAAAATTCCCATTATCGTGGTCAGCTTGCTCCTAAACACAGACAAGTTCAGAAAGAGAAACATACACAGAGCTGGacacacacatagagacacacaaactcatacacacatattcacatatgtgttcacacaaatgtacacacacataaacataaatatatatcatgcacacatatatatcatatatatacatacacatatgtactgAGAGA encodes:
- the MAP3K19 gene encoding mitogen-activated protein kinase kinase kinase 19 isoform 5 (isoform 5 is encoded by transcript variant 5), with protein sequence MSSMPKPERHAESLLDICHDTNSSPTDLMTVTKNQNIILQSISRSEEFDQDGDCSHSTLVNEEEDPSGGRQDWQPRTEGVEITVTFPRDVSPPQEMSQEDLKEKNLINSSLQEWAQAHAVSHPNEIETVELRKKKLTMRPLVLQKEESSRELCNVNLGFLLPRSCLELNISKSVTREDAPHFLKEQQRKSEEFSTSHMKYSGRSIKVYCGLTSQGQLIAVKQVALDTSNKLAAEKEYRKLQEEVDLLKALKHVNIVAYLGTCLQENTVSIFMEFVPGGSISSIINRFGPLPEMVFCKYTKQILQGVAYLHENCVVHRDIKGNNVMLMPTGIIKLIDFGCARRLAWAGLNGTHSDMLKSMHGTPYWMAPEVINESGYGRKSDIWSIGCTVFEMATGKPPLASMDRMAAMFYIGAHRGLMPPLPDHFSENAADFVRMCLTRDQHERPSALQLLKHSFLERSH
- the MAP3K19 gene encoding mitogen-activated protein kinase kinase kinase 19 isoform 4 (isoform 4 is encoded by transcript variant 4), with the translated sequence MSSMPKPERHAESLLDICHDTNSSPTDLMTVTKNQNIILQSISRSEEFDQDGDCSHSTLVNEEEDPSGGRQDWQPRTEGVEITVTFPRDVSPPQEMSQEDLKEKNLINSSLQEWAQAHAVSHPNEIETVELRKKKLTMRPLVLQKEESSRELCNVNLGFLLPRSCLELNISKSVTREDAPHFLKEQQRKSEEFSTSHMKYSGRSIKRHSSGLRIYDREEKFLISNEKKIFSENSLKSEEPILWTKVDLLKALKHVNIVAYLGTCLQENTVSIFMEFVPGGSISSIINRFGPLPEMVFCKYTKQILQGVAYLHENCVVHRDIKGNNVMLMPTGIIKLIDFGCARRLAWAGLNGTHSDMLKSMHGTPYWMAPEVINESGYGRKSDIWSIGCTVFEMATGKPPLASMDRMAAMFYIGAHRGLMPPLPDHFSENAADFVRMCLTRDQHERPSALQLLKHSFLERSH
- the MAP3K19 gene encoding mitogen-activated protein kinase kinase kinase 19 isoform 2 (isoform 2 is encoded by transcript variant 2); amino-acid sequence: MSSMPKPERHAESLLDICHDTNSSPTDLMTVTKNQNIILQSISRSEEFDQDGDCSHSTLVNEEEDPSGGRQDWQPRTEGVEITVTFPRDVSPPQEMSQEDLKEKNLINSSLQEWAQAHAVSHPNEIETVELRKKKLTMRPLVLQKEESSRELCNVNLGFLLPRSCLELNISKSVTREDAPHFLKEQQRKSEEFSTSHMKYSGRSIKRHSSGLRIYDREEKFLISNEKKIFSENSLKSEEPILWTKGEILGKGAYGTVYCGLTSQGQLIAVKQVALDTSNKLAAEKEYRKLQEEVDLLKALKHVNIVAYLGTCLQENTVSIFMEFVPGGSISSIINRFGPLPEMVFCKYTKQILQGVAYLHENCVVHRDIKGNNVMLMPTGIIKLIDFGCARRLAWAGLNGTHSDMLKSMHGTPYWMAPEVINESGYGRKSDIWSIGCTVFEMATGKPPLASMDRMAAMFYIGAHRGLMPPLPDHFSENAADFVRMCLTRDQHERPSALQLLKHSFLERSH